One Corythoichthys intestinalis isolate RoL2023-P3 chromosome 9, ASM3026506v1, whole genome shotgun sequence DNA window includes the following coding sequences:
- the tfe3b gene encoding transcription factor E3b, whose protein sequence is MSSRVLMRQQLMREQAQEQERREAQQQASASQLRPTDTTPAISVSLPPNSARPPPAQVPVEVLKVQTHLENPTKYHIQQAQRQQVKQYLSTTLGNNAVTQTLGVSPVPQCSSAPEVAHTATSAPNSPMALLNISSNKEEMEDVIDDIISLESSFNDDIITLIDSGLQLPSTLPGNLLDVYHSPGMAAPTLAVSNSCPADLPNIKREITDADTKAFMKERQKKDNHNLIERRRRFNINDRIKELGTLIPKSSDPEMRWNKGTILKASVDYIRKLQKEQHRTKDIELRQKKLEQANHSLMLRIQELEIQARIHGLTSNASISGLSSSPALLQQHQQILQNGQSLHPSADATSGQNLLSLGAAATGQPLPTAFLSPPSSDSPAGVTISSPLELGSLSFAELEDTSASSLYPDVGLGDILMDDGCTLSPEAVAEPLFSPLSPGASKTSSRRSSLDMDEDL, encoded by the exons ATGTCGTCGCGCGTGTTGATGCGACAGCAGCTGATGCGAGAACAAGCACAGGAGCAGGAGAGGCGAGAGGCCCAGCAACAGGCCTCTGCCTCTCAGCTCCGGCCCACTGACACCACTCCTGCCATCTCCGTCTCTTTGCCTCCAAATTCTGCCCGCCCCCCTCCAGCCCAAGTTCCTGTGGAGGTGCTAAAA GTGCAGACCCACCTAGAGAACCCTACCAAGTATCACATCCAGCAGGCACAAAGGCAACAGGTGAAGCAGTACCTCTCCACCACTCTGGGTAACAATGCAGTTACTCAGACGCTTGGTGTTTCGCCTGTGCCACAGTGCAGCTCCGCCCCTGAGGTTGCCCATACTGCCACCAGTGCCCCTAACAGTCCGATGGCCCTACTTAACATCAGTTCCAACAAGGAGGAA ATGGAAGATGTAATAGATGACATAATTAGTCTTGAATCCAGTTTCAATGACGACATCATCACGTTAATTGACTCAGGTCTTCAATTACCTAGTACG ctCCCAGGAAATCTGTTGGATGTGTATCATAGCCCTGGAATGGCAGCACCCACTCTGGCTGTCAGCAACTCATGTCCTGCTGATCTTCCAAATATTAAAAGGGAAATTActg ATGCTGATACCAAAGCTTTTATGAAGGAGAGGCAAAAGAAAGACAACCACAACTTGA TTGAGAGGAGGCGAAGATTTAATATTAACGACCGCATAAAAGAGCTTGGTACTCTCATACCCAAGTCAAGTGACCC CGAGATGCGCTGGAATAAGGGCACCATTTTGAAGGCCTCTGTGGATTACATCCGCAAGTTACAAAAGGAGCAACATCGAACCAAGGATATTGAACTGCGCCAGAAAAAACTGGAGCAAGCGAACCACAGTTTAATGTTGCGTATCCAG GAGCTGGAAATACAGGCCCGCATCCATGGCCTCACTTCTAACGCCAGTATCTCTGGTCTGAGCTCCAGTCCTGCCTTGCTGCAACAGCACCAGCAAATCCTTCAGAATGGCCAGTCCCTGCATCCCAGTGCAGATGCAACATCCGGGCAGAACCTCCTCAGTTTGGGTGCGGCAGCTACTGGACAGCCTCTGCCCACTGCCTTCCTCTCCCCACCTTCCTCAGACTCTCCCGCTGGTGTCACCATTAGCAGCCCTTTAGAGTTGGGCAGCCTGAGCTTCGCAGAGCTAGAGGACACCTCCGCCTCGTCTCTCTACCCTGATGTCGGCTTGGGGGACATTCTTATGGATGATGGATGCACACTCTCTCCAGAAGCGGTGGCTGAGCCCCTCTTTTCTCCATTGTCACCGGGTGCCTCTAAAACCAGCAGCCGCAGGAGCAGCCTCGATATGGATGAAGACTTGTGA
- the cxxc1b gene encoding CXXC-type zinc finger protein 1b, producing MPQQLSSLLLEKSRASSNTMESEASDIDPAPGPESNNMDGENAPLYCICRKPHINCFMIGCDNCNEWFHGNCINITEKMAKAIREWYCMRCRDENPLLEIKYRKEKKNRDREPDSDRTERQYSTPSTPDYRSERRRGSKVKRSVRMCGECEPCRRTEDCAQCDFCKDMKKFGGPNKIRQKCRFRQCEVRARKMLRVKEEEQYLRERRQNSHHRRRRYSEDYDSEADLYHQYKASGFNRSMGWATDDDDDDEPPFSPVLRKKAVKVKHVKRREKKFDKKKESRRHKQKQKHKDRSRHSERGDLRDHGGRHQCLGPNCVEASRANSKYCSEACGMKLAANRIYEILPQRIQQWQQSPCIAEEHGKKQLERIRRDQQNARLRLTEMERRFHELEGIIAKAKQQAVQQDEEVNEGEGDDTDLQIFCVSCSHPINPKVALRHMERCYAKYESQTSFGSMYPTRIEGATRLFCDVYNPQSKTYCKRLQVLCPEHSRDPKIPVDEVCGCPLVKNVFELTGEYCRVAKRKCNKHYNWEKLRRAEVDLERVRVWYKLDELFEQERNVRTAMTNRAGLLALMLHQTIQHDPLTTDLRSNKDR from the exons ATGCCACAACAGCTGTCTTCTTTACTTCTTGAAAAATCGCGAGCGAGTTCAAATACAATG gaaaGCGAAGCTTCTGATATTGACCCTGCGCCAGGACCAGAAAGCAATAATATGGATGGGGAGAATGCCCCACTATATTGTATTTGCAGAAAACCGCACATCAACTGCTTCATGAT TGGCTGTGATAACTGCAACGAATGGTTCCATGGAAACTGCATTAATATCACAGAGAAGATGGCCAAAGCTATCCGAGAGTGGTACTGCATGAGATGCAGAG ATGAAAACCCATTGTTGGAGATAAAGtatagaaaagaaaagaaaaaccgaGACAGAGAGCCAGACTCTGATAGAACTGAAAGACAGTACAGCACCCCTAGTACTCCAGACTACAGGAGTGAAAGGCGACGTGGATCAAAA GTGAAGCGCTCCGTGCGAATGTGTGGCGAATGTGAGCCCTGCAGGAGgactgaggattgcgcacaatgtGACTTCTGCAAAGACATGAAGAAATTCGGGGGCCCTAATAAAATAAGGCAGAAATGCAGATTCAGACAATGTGAAGTCCGAGCAAGG AAAATGCTACGGGTAAAAGAAGAGGAACAGTATTTGCGAGAAAGAAGACAGAACTCCCACCACAGAAGAAGGCGTTACTCTGAAGACTATGACAGCGAGGCAGATCTCTACCACCAATACAAAGCATCAGGGTTTAACAGAAGCATG gggtgggcaacggATGACGACGATGACGATGAGCCGCCTTTCAGTCCTGTCTTGCGAAAGAAAGCTGTGAAAGTGAAACACGTTAAGAGACGAGAGAAGAAGTTCGACAAAAAA AAAGAGTCCCGGCGCCACAAGCAGAAGCAGAAGCACAAGGACCGAAGCCGACACAGTGAGAGGGGAGACTTACGGGATCACGGTGGGCGCCATCAGTGTCTCGGGCCCAACTGTGTTGAGGCTTCAAGGGCAAATTCCAAATACTGCTCAGAGGCATGTGGCATGAAGTTAGCCGCCAA TCGAATTTATGAGATACTCCCTCAACGCATCCAGCAGTGGCAACAGAGCCCCTGCATCGCAGAGGAACACGGTAAAAAGCAACTAGAGCGCATTCGCAGGGATCAGCAAAATGCCCGCTTGCGCCTAACTGAAATGGAACGTCGCTTCCATGAACTGGAGGGCATCATCGCCAAGGCCAAGCAGCAGGCAGTGCAGCAGGATGAGGAG GTGAATGAAGGAGAGGGAGATGACACAGACCTCCAGATTTTTTGCGTGTCCTGCAGCCATCCTATCAACCCCAAAGTTGCACTAAGACATATGGAGAGGTGCTATGCAAAG TATGAGAGTCAAACCTCGTTCGGGTCCATGTATCCTACAAGAATTGAAGg GGCAACAAGGCTCTTCTGTGATGTGTACAATCCCCAAAGCAAAACTTACTGCAAGAGACTTCAGGTTTTGTGTCCAGAGCATTCTAGAGATCCCAAG ATTCCTGTTGATGAGGTGTGCGGGTGTCCTTTGGTGAAAAATGTCTTCGAATTGACAGGAGAATATTGCAGGGTGGCAAAACGGAAATGTAACAAACATTATAACTGGGAGAAGCTCAGGAGGGCGGAAGTTGACCTGGAGCGAGTTCGAGTG TGGTACAAGTTGGATGAGCTCTTTGAACAAGAGCGCAATGTTAGGACTGCAATGACCAACAGAGCAGGTCTGCTCGCACTGATGTTGCACCAAACCATTCAGCATGATCCTCTGACCACAGATCTTCGCAGTAACAAGGATAGGTAG
- the gnl3l gene encoding guanine nucleotide-binding protein-like 3-like protein, which yields MSKSKQKRAKRLGFLGKYKNKDGKTADAHKGANSKEQSSVQHGKDRKAEEIRKQRLQEFQEKQKISREQQLMKRRNLQSFQNDILQRQREFEQRETEIQSLEKHAHFENENSRKAYYREFKKVVEAADVILEVLDARDPLGCRCPQVEQAVIQSGTNKKIVLVLNKIDLVAKEIVEKWIKYLRNEFPTVAFKASTQQQSKNLKRSNVSVTQASTELLSSSACIGADCLMKLLGNYCRNLDIKTAITVGVVGFPNVGKSSLINSLKRARACNVGATPGVTKCLQEVHLDKHIKLLDCPGIVMATSTTDAAMILRNCVKIEQLVDPLPPVEAILRRCNKAQILQHYGIPDFHTALEFLALLARRQGKLKKGGLPDTDKAAKSVLMDWTGGRITYFTHPPETHTLPTHVSAEIVTEMGKAFDWDELEKGNQEVLADSSISDVQMGFCIETMGMTNGNQAQTLSIQEMEESVWESDFKNATESMEDDQDPEFGPMTVEIKSQKLKSSLPETDLARKAPDLKDILNVDPLQQGQALLAAGKKRKKQQKRADKLATKLSDTLISAMDFSFCDS from the exons ATGTCCAAATCCA AGCAAAAACGAGCTAAACGCCTTGGTTTTTTGGGGAAATATAAG AATAAAGATGGGAAAACTGCGGATGCTCACAAGGGGGCAAATTCTAAAGAACAGTCATCTGTGCAACATGGCAAGGACAGAAAGGCAGAAGAAATCAGAAAGCAAAGG CTTCAAGAGTTCCAAGAAAAGCAGAAGATCTCCAGAGAACAACAGCTGATGAAGAGGAGGAACTTGCAaagctttcaaaatgacatCCTACAGAGGCAAAGAGAGTTTGAGCAGCGG GAAACAGAGATACAGAGTTTGGAAAAGcatgcgcactttgaaaatgagaattCAAGAAAGGCATACTACAGAGAATTTAAAAAG GTAGTAGAGGCTGCAGATGTAATCTTAGAAGTTCTGGATGCACGTGACCCACTGGGTTGCAGATGCCCTCAGGTTGAGCAGGCAGTAATTCAAAGTGGGACCaacaaaaagattgttttggtgCTAAATAAAATTG ATTTAGTGGCAAAGGAAATTGTGGAGAAGTGGATTAAGTATCTGCGGAATGAGTTTCCCACAGTGGCTTTCAAGGCATCTACTCAGCAGCAGTCCAAAAACTTG AAACGCAGCAATGTATCAGTGACTCAAGCCAGCACAGAGCTCCTAAGCAGCAGTGCTTGTATTGGGGCAGACTGCTTGATGAAGCTACTCGGTAACTACTGCCGCAACCTTGACATAAAGACGGCCATCACTGTAGGTGTTGTAG gttttCCCAATGTTGGAAAGAGCAGTTTGATCAACAGTTTAAAACGTGCAAGAGCATGTAATGTTGGGGCGACTCCTGGTGTCACCAA GTGCCTTCAAGAAGTTCACTTGGACAAACACATTAAACTTCTTGATTGTCCTGGCATTGTTATGGCAACGTCAACAACTGATGCTGCAATGATTCTCCGTAattgtgtgaaaattgaacagctTGTTGATCCACTTCCACCTGTTGAAGCCATCCTCCGACGGTGCAACAAGGCACAG ATACTCCAGCACTACGGCATACCTGACTTTCACACCGCTCTGGAGTTCTTGGCATTGCTTGCGCGGCGCCAAGGCAAATTAAAAAAGGGTGGACTGCctgacactgacaaagcagcaaaAAGCGTATTAATGGACTGGACAGG GGGAAGAATCACCTATTTCACACACCCTCCTGAGACGCACACGCTTCCTACGCATGTCAGCGCCGAGATTGTAACAGAGATGGGTAAAGCATTTGACTGGGATGAACTTGAAAAAGGAAATCAGGAAGTTCTTGCAG ATTCATCTATTTCTGATGTTCAAATGGGATTCTGCATCGAAACCATGGGAATGACGAATGGTAACCAGGCTCAAACACTTTCTATCCAAGAAATGGAAGAGTCTGTGTGGGAGTCAGACTTTAAAAATGCAACTGAATCCATGGAGGATGATCAGGATCCAGAG TTTGGACCAATGACTGTGGAGATAAAATCTCAGAAGTTGAAGAGTAGCTTGCCTGAAACTGATCTTGCTCGTAAGGCTCCAGATTTGaaggacattttaaatgtagATCCGTTACAACAAGGTCAGGCACTGCTGGCTGCTGGCAAAAAGCGGAAGAAGCAACAGAAAAGAGCTG ACAAACTTGCTACCAAACTCTCAGACACTCTCATATCTGCAATGGATTTCTCATTTTGTGACAGCTGA